Sequence from the Kiritimatiellia bacterium genome:
TGGATGTTGCGGCTTTTTACGGCCGCCATGCCGTCCACGCTGGCGTGCGCGGCGGCCATGGTGGTGATGTATGGAATGCGGTATTGGATCGCCATGGTCCGGATGTAGCTGTCATCCAGCTTGCTTTCCTTGCCGGCCGGCGTGTTGATGATAAGGTGAATTTCATTGTTTTTGATGGCGTCGGGTATATTCGGCCGGCTCTCGTGCAGTTTGTTTATCAACAAGGCCTCAATCCCGTTTTTCTGCAGGTAGGCCTGGGTATGTTCGGTGGCTAACATTTTAAACCCCATGTCCCGCAGTTTTGCGGCAATGGGCAGCAGTTCCGGCTTGTCTTTGTCGGCCACGGTCAGCAAAACGTTTCCGTCCCGCGGAAGCTTCACGCCGGTTGCTTCCTGCGCTTTGTAGAATGCGATCTCAAATGTCTTGTCAATCCCCATGACTTCGCCGGTTGCTTTCATTTCCGGACCCAGTGTCGGGTCAACGCCGGGGAACATGTTGAACGGGAAAACCGCTTCTTTCACGCCGACAAAAGGCAGAACACGGCTTTTTAACTCGGGGAAATCGTCAATCTTTTTGCCCAGCATCAGCAGGGTGGCGATGCGCGCCAGGGGGATGGCGGTGGTTTTGGAAACGAAGGGGACGGTCCGCGAAGCGCGCGGATTGGCTTCCAGGATATAGACTTTGTTGTCGCAGATCGCGTATTGGATATTCATAAGCCCGACGACTTTTAATTCCCGCGCGATTTTTTCGGTGTATTCGGCGATTGTCTTGATGTGTTTTGCGCTCAGACTGCGCGGGGGGATGCTGCAGGCGGAGTCGCCGGAATGGATGCCGGCGTGTTCAATATGTTCCATGACGGCGGCCACGAAGGTTTTTTCCCCATCCGAGACGGCATCCACCTCTGTTTCCACTGCCTTTTCCAGGAATCTATCCAGCAGCATGGGATATTCCGGGCTTATCTGGATTGCTTCGCGGGCGTAATGGATGAGCGTTTCCTCATCGTAAATAATCTGCATGCCGCGTCCGCCCAGCACGAAAGAGGGGCGCACCATCAGCGGGTAGCCTATTTTTTTCGCGATTTTCACGGCTTCTTCCAGCGACTTGGCCGTGCCGCCTTCGGTCTGGAGGATGTTGAGTTCGTTCATTTTCTGCCGGAAGAGTTCTCGGTCCTCGGCAAAGGCGATGCTCTCCACGCTGGTGCCCAGAATTGTGACGCCGTTGTTTTTAAGCTCGCCGGCAATATTCAACGGGGTCTGACCGCCGAACTGCACGATGACGCCGTCGGGTTTTTCCTTGGCGTGAATGGCCAGAACGTCCTCAACGGTCAACGGCTCAAAGTAGAGCTTGTCGGAAGTGTCGTAATCCGTGGAAACCGTCTCGGGGTTGCAGTTGACCATGATGGATTCGTAATCCTCGTCGCGCAGGGTGAAGGCCGCGTGCACGCAGGTGTAGTCAAACTCAATGCCTTGTCCGATCCGGTTCGGGCCGCCGCCGAGAATCATGATTTTTTTCCGGGAGGAAACCGGGACAAGATCGGGGACCTTGCCGTAGGTGGAGTAGTAATAAGCCGCGTCGCGGGCGCCGCTGACCCGCACCACTTCAAAGCGGGCGTTGCCCGTCAGCTCCATCCGTTTTTTACGCACCGTTGCTTCCTTGACCTGGAAGATTTTTGCCAGGTATTTGTCGGCAAACCCCCATTCCTTGGCTTTGCTCAGATATTTGTCCGGGAGCGTGTTCCAGCGGAATTTGAGCAGGGTCTCTTCGTAGTCAACAAGTTCCTTGAGTTCCCGGATGAACCACGTTCCGATATTGGTTATTTTATGCGCCTCTTCAATGGTCATGCCTTTGCGGAGCGCCTCGTAGATGAGGAAAATCCGTTCGCTGGACGGGACGCTCATGCGTTCCCGGATTGTTTCCGCGGCGAGATCGTGAAAATTGCCGCCGAAGCCAAGCCCGTATCGGCCGATTTCAAGCGAGCGGATTGATTTTTGCAGGGCCTCCTTGAAGTTTTTCCCGATGCTCATCACCTCGCCGACCGCCTTCATCTGGGTGCCGAGAATGTCTTTCGCCTTTGGAAATTTCTCAAACGCCCATCGCGCAAATTTCACCACCACGTAATCGCCGGCCGGACTGTATTGGTCCAGCGCGCCGCCCTTCCAGTAGGGAATTTCGTTCAGCGTGATTCCGGCGGCGAGCTTTGAGGAAATGCGCGCGATGGGGAAGCCGGTCGCCTTGGAGGCCAGGGCCGAGGAACGCGACGTCCGCGGGTTGATTTCAATGACCACCAGGCGGTCGTCTTGCGGGTTATGGGCGAACTGGACGTTCGTGCCGCCGACGACTCCGATCGCGTCAACGATTCTATACGCATAATCCCGCATGAGGGCCTGCAGTCGTTCCGGCACGGTCAGCATCGGGGCCACGCAGAAACTGTCGCCGGTATGCACGCCCATCGGGTCAACATTCTCAATAAAACAGACGGTGATTTTGTTATTCTTTTGGTCGCGCACCACTTCCAGCTCAAGCTCTTCCCAGCCGATGACCGCTTCTTCAATCAGCACCTGGTGAATAATGCTGGCGGCAAGGCCGCGCATGGCGATGCTCCTCAATTCCTCCACGTTGAAAGCAATTCCGCCGCCGGTGCCGCCCATGGTGTAGGCCGGGCGGACCACCACGGGATATTTCAACCGTTCGGCGATCGTTTCGGCCTCTTCAATCGTCCGCGTGATTTCCGACTGCGGCAGTCCTATGCCGAGCTTTTTCATCGTGTCCTTGAAGACCAGCCGGTCCTCGCCGCGCTCAATGGCGTCGGCCTGAACGCCGATGATTTTCACGCCGTATTTTTCCAGGATGCCTTCTTTATACAGGGTTGACGAGAGGTTGAGACCGGTCTGGCCGCCGAGGTTGGGCAGGAGGGCGTCCGGCCGCTCAAGGGAGATGATTTTTTCCAGGCTTTCCGCAGTCAAAGGCTCAATATAGGTGCGGTCGGACATGCTGGGGTCGGTCATGATGGTGGCCGGATTAGAATTGACCAGCACGATTTTATAGCCTTCTTCGCGCAAGGCCTTGCAGGCCTGCGTTCCGGAATAATCAAATTCGCATGCCTGGCCGATGATGATCGGGCCGGAGCCGATAATCATAATTTTTTTAATGTCGTTTCTTCTGGGCATATTTTGGCATACTCCTGATGGGAATCGTTATGCGCGCATTTTAGTTAAACGGGGCTGATAGCAAGCTTTATTTTCCAGAAAACGTTTCGGCGCCCGCGGAGACATGAATTGCAAATCATGCTTGACACGGCGGCAACGGTGGTGTAGTTGATTTTTGCATGCAAAACAACGAACCGGCATCCGCCCATTTCGGATGGCGGCATGTCCGTTTTAGCCCATACCCCAACATTAAAAGACAAACGCGATGATTGAACATCTTTATCCGCATATGGTGCACGAATGCTTTGTGGAAAAAATGCGAAAATTGTCGGCGGCGCGCAATTGTCAGCGCGCAAAAATCCGGACAAAAGACGATGTTCTGCGGCTCAGGCAAGCTGTCCGCCGCAAGCTGGCGCAGTCTTTCGGCAGATTCCCGGAAAAAACCCCGCTCAATCCGAGAATTACCGGCAAAGTTGAACGGGCGCTTTACACGATAGAGAAAATCATTTTTGAAAGCCGGCCGGAGCTGTTTGTTACCGCCAATCTTTATATCCCGGCCGGGCTGAAAGACAGGGCGCCGTGCGTGCTCGCGCCGTGCGGCCATTCGGCCGTCGGCAAGGCGGAGCCGAAGTACCAGTTTTTTGTCCAGAATCTCGCAAGAAAGGGTTATCTGGTTCTGATTTACGATCCCCTCAGCCAGGGGGAAAGGATCCAGTACCCGTTCCGGGAAGGCAGGGCTCATCCGGAAGGATGCTGCCAGGAACACAATATGATGGGCAACCAGATGTCGCTGATCGGGGAAGCTTTCTGCAAGTGGCGGCTCTGGGACGGCATCCGCGCTCTGGATTATCTCCTTTCGCGTCCCGAAGCCGACCCGGCGCGGGTCGGCGTGACCGGCAACTCCGGGGGCGGAACTCTTACCACCTACCTGAACGCTTTTGACGGCCGTTTTACCATGGCCGCGCCCTCGTGTTTCATCACTACTTATCTCTGCAATCTGGAAAACGAACTGCCTTCCGATTCGGAACAAATTCCGCCGAATATCATCAAATACGGCCTGGATATAGCCGATTTCATTGTTGCCCAGATTCCGCGCCCCGTCTTGCTGCTCGGCCAGCAGAATGATTTTTTTGACCTGCGCGGTCTGCGGAAAACATACGAGGAACTCAAACGGCTGTACGCCATCATGGGCGCCGGAAAGGATTTTGAACTGTTCGTCGGCCCTCGCGACCACGGTTATTTTCCGGAAAACCGGCGGGCGATGTATGTCTTCTTTAACAAGCATTCCGGGGTCAGGGCGGATGACCGGGAAACCGGGAACGTTGCGGAAATTCCGAAACGGCTGGCCTGCACGCCGGAAGGGCAGGTGTATAAAATGGGGGGAAAGCGGGTTTTTGATTTCACGCGGGAACATGCGTCCCGAATCAATCGGGCGCGCAAAGCTGTTCCCGCGCCGGATTTGGCGAAAATAATCCGCAAGGTGCTGGCGGTTGAAAATCGTCCTGAAGTTCCTTATTACCGTGTTTTGCGCCCGCGGGGGGATGACGCCAAGAAATATCCATGCCATTCATCGTTTGCGGTTGAAACCGAGCCGGGCCTTCAGTCCGTTTTGCATTTCTTCGGCAAGCGTTACTATTTCTATTGCCCGCAGTTCAAAAAAGCCGCGTTGTATGTCCCGCATGTATCCAGCCAGGCGGATATCGCCGCGGGGCTTGCGCCCGCTTCCGCCCAGCCGCTCTTCGCGCTTGACGTGCGCGGCATGGGGCAGACGATGGCGTTGACCTGCGCCAGCGATGATTTCTTTGCTCCGTATGGCAGTGATTATCTTTATGCCAGTTATGCCGATATGTTCGGAGAGCCATACCTCGGCCGGCGCGTTCGCGATCTCATGCTGACCCTGAATCTGCTGCGGGACCGGGGATGCCGGGAAGTGCACCTGATGGGCCGCGGACTTGGGGCTTTGATCGCCGTTTTTGCGGCCTGTCTCCATCCCCTTGTGAAAAAAATAACCCTGAAGAATACCTTGCTCTCATATTATGAGCTGACGCAAACGCCGGTTAATGCCTGGCCGTTAAGCTTTATGCCAAGGGATATTCTTCATTATTTTGATCTGCCCGATTGTTACCGGGCGCTGGCCGCCAAGCATTTGAAAATCATCGCGCCCTGGAACAGCCGGATGGATCCGTTGACCGGCGGCCGTTCTCGCAAGCGCGCCAAACGGGCGTGATTCTCCCCGAAAAAACAAATATCAAAATTTGCTCAATAAAGATGCCGACCAATCGTATCCAGTGCCAGGATGTTTTGACGGACGGCGAGCTTGCCGGCATTGACGCCTTGGCCGCCGCCAACCGCGGCGACCGGGCGCTGCCCGTTATGGCAGAATTTCTCCGCGATAAATTTAACGCGGATTTTGTTCTGGATAAGGATATTATCGCCGGCTTTGCGCATGACAGCTCCAATCTTCCAGGCCGGGCCGATGCGCTCTGCCGCCCGCAATCCGAGCGGGAATTGGCGGCTGTTTTCCGGCTATGTTTTTCAGGCGGCATACCCTTCACGATTTCCGGCGGCCGTTCATCACTCACCGGCAGCGCCACTCCGGAGTCCGGGGTGGTCATTTCCACGGTCAAAATGCTCGCGCCGCCGGTAAAAGCTGACTTGGCGCAAAAAACTGTCTCGGCGCCGGCCGGCATTATTCTGGAGGATATGCGGCGCGCCGCGCTGGAGCAGTCAAACGGTAAATTGTATTTCCCGGTTGATCCCACCAGCCGCGCCGATGCTTTTGTCGGCGGCGCGCTGGCCTGCAACGCCTCCGGTTTCACGCCCGGCGCGGACGGCGCCATCCGGAGCTGGGTGAACGCGGTTGATTTTATGCTGCCGAACGGCATGAAAATTACAGCGCGGCGCGGCGAATATGTTTCCGAAAACGGGCTCTTTCTGCTGGCCGGCCGCGGGAACGCGCGCGAAATTCCGGTGCCTCGTTATCCGCGCCTGAAAATTAAAAATGCGGGCGGGCCGTATTCCGCGCCGGAAGGCGCGCTTGATTTCGTGGATTTGGTTGTCGGAAGCGAGGGGATTTTCGGCGCGGTTACGGCCTGCGAAATGCGCCTGGCGCCGGTCCCGGACGGATATCTTGACCTCTTCTTTTCTCTGCCGGCTGAGGAAAACGCCGTCTCCCTTCTTGAATATCTGCGGAATAAACTTCCCGGCGGGCCGGGGCGGCTGACGGCCCTTGAATATTTCGGAGTACATTGCCGCAAATACATGGCGCATGAAAACCGTCTTTTCCGCGGAACCAACCAGGTCGGCGTTTACATTCAGGAGCCATTGCGCGGCGTCAATCCCGAGGATGCGGCCCTGGCCTGGCTGGAAAGGCTCGCGGCGGCTGGTTGCGGCGTTGATGAAAATGCCGTCATGATGCTGGATAACGACCGCGACCGCAAAATCTTCATGGAAGCGCGGCATTCCATGCCGGCCAACGCCCTGGAAATGGTCCAGCGCCGCGGGACTTACACGATTATGACTGACACCGTCGTTCCGCCGGAAAATTTCCGCGAGTTCCTTAAATTTACGCACAGCGCGATCCGGGCGGAAAACCTTGACT
This genomic interval carries:
- the carB gene encoding carbamoyl-phosphate synthase large subunit, translated to MPRRNDIKKIMIIGSGPIIIGQACEFDYSGTQACKALREEGYKIVLVNSNPATIMTDPSMSDRTYIEPLTAESLEKIISLERPDALLPNLGGQTGLNLSSTLYKEGILEKYGVKIIGVQADAIERGEDRLVFKDTMKKLGIGLPQSEITRTIEEAETIAERLKYPVVVRPAYTMGGTGGGIAFNVEELRSIAMRGLAASIIHQVLIEEAVIGWEELELEVVRDQKNNKITVCFIENVDPMGVHTGDSFCVAPMLTVPERLQALMRDYAYRIVDAIGVVGGTNVQFAHNPQDDRLVVIEINPRTSRSSALASKATGFPIARISSKLAAGITLNEIPYWKGGALDQYSPAGDYVVVKFARWAFEKFPKAKDILGTQMKAVGEVMSIGKNFKEALQKSIRSLEIGRYGLGFGGNFHDLAAETIRERMSVPSSERIFLIYEALRKGMTIEEAHKITNIGTWFIRELKELVDYEETLLKFRWNTLPDKYLSKAKEWGFADKYLAKIFQVKEATVRKKRMELTGNARFEVVRVSGARDAAYYYSTYGKVPDLVPVSSRKKIMILGGGPNRIGQGIEFDYTCVHAAFTLRDEDYESIMVNCNPETVSTDYDTSDKLYFEPLTVEDVLAIHAKEKPDGVIVQFGGQTPLNIAGELKNNGVTILGTSVESIAFAEDRELFRQKMNELNILQTEGGTAKSLEEAVKIAKKIGYPLMVRPSFVLGGRGMQIIYDEETLIHYAREAIQISPEYPMLLDRFLEKAVETEVDAVSDGEKTFVAAVMEHIEHAGIHSGDSACSIPPRSLSAKHIKTIAEYTEKIARELKVVGLMNIQYAICDNKVYILEANPRASRTVPFVSKTTAIPLARIATLLMLGKKIDDFPELKSRVLPFVGVKEAVFPFNMFPGVDPTLGPEMKATGEVMGIDKTFEIAFYKAQEATGVKLPRDGNVLLTVADKDKPELLPIAAKLRDMGFKMLATEHTQAYLQKNGIEALLINKLHESRPNIPDAIKNNEIHLIINTPAGKESKLDDSYIRTMAIQYRIPYITTMAAAHASVDGMAAVKSRNIQPLALQDYHAELAR
- a CDS encoding acetylxylan esterase yields the protein MIEHLYPHMVHECFVEKMRKLSAARNCQRAKIRTKDDVLRLRQAVRRKLAQSFGRFPEKTPLNPRITGKVERALYTIEKIIFESRPELFVTANLYIPAGLKDRAPCVLAPCGHSAVGKAEPKYQFFVQNLARKGYLVLIYDPLSQGERIQYPFREGRAHPEGCCQEHNMMGNQMSLIGEAFCKWRLWDGIRALDYLLSRPEADPARVGVTGNSGGGTLTTYLNAFDGRFTMAAPSCFITTYLCNLENELPSDSEQIPPNIIKYGLDIADFIVAQIPRPVLLLGQQNDFFDLRGLRKTYEELKRLYAIMGAGKDFELFVGPRDHGYFPENRRAMYVFFNKHSGVRADDRETGNVAEIPKRLACTPEGQVYKMGGKRVFDFTREHASRINRARKAVPAPDLAKIIRKVLAVENRPEVPYYRVLRPRGDDAKKYPCHSSFAVETEPGLQSVLHFFGKRYYFYCPQFKKAALYVPHVSSQADIAAGLAPASAQPLFALDVRGMGQTMALTCASDDFFAPYGSDYLYASYADMFGEPYLGRRVRDLMLTLNLLRDRGCREVHLMGRGLGALIAVFAACLHPLVKKITLKNTLLSYYELTQTPVNAWPLSFMPRDILHYFDLPDCYRALAAKHLKIIAPWNSRMDPLTGGRSRKRAKRA
- a CDS encoding FAD-binding oxidoreductase; the protein is MPTNRIQCQDVLTDGELAGIDALAAANRGDRALPVMAEFLRDKFNADFVLDKDIIAGFAHDSSNLPGRADALCRPQSERELAAVFRLCFSGGIPFTISGGRSSLTGSATPESGVVISTVKMLAPPVKADLAQKTVSAPAGIILEDMRRAALEQSNGKLYFPVDPTSRADAFVGGALACNASGFTPGADGAIRSWVNAVDFMLPNGMKITARRGEYVSENGLFLLAGRGNAREIPVPRYPRLKIKNAGGPYSAPEGALDFVDLVVGSEGIFGAVTACEMRLAPVPDGYLDLFFSLPAEENAVSLLEYLRNKLPGGPGRLTALEYFGVHCRKYMAHENRLFRGTNQVGVYIQEPLRGVNPEDAALAWLERLAAAGCGVDENAVMMLDNDRDRKIFMEARHSMPANALEMVQRRGTYTIMTDTVVPPENFREFLKFTHSAIRAENLDYLSFGHLGDCHLHFTILPEKDRLARATAVYDLIIAESARLGGVYSGEHGTGKRKRRDFLRCYGLDAVAQVRKCKAAVDPQFLLNRGNVIEIGIQQSAVSSQHA